From the genome of Deltaproteobacteria bacterium, one region includes:
- a CDS encoding PAS domain-containing protein, whose amino-acid sequence MKGVKNPLPLISMATPHFTKEEKTDIPRTLSHLSKPELAEFCKGLLKKVQELEKLVDVVSRGKYTWESTFDAIAEPVMIVDEHYTILRANLSIAKVGENQITKVIGQKCYEAFAHRDSPCPQCPLQNMLQSGERIQAHLGNKIQKQDYVAHAYPLYDENGVMQSAVMYYHDVTEELRLKQEVIHQEKMAAIGMLAGGVAHEVNNPLGGVLAFTQLLLRKMENNPDAYEDLKEIEKAAIRCKKIVQELLDFSRVSRDKEKTIVCVNTLLEKV is encoded by the coding sequence TTGAAAGGTGTCAAAAATCCGTTACCCTTGATTTCGATGGCAACTCCGCATTTCACGAAAGAAGAAAAAACAGACATCCCCCGTACTTTATCGCACCTCAGCAAACCGGAGCTGGCGGAGTTTTGCAAAGGGCTCCTGAAGAAGGTCCAAGAACTGGAAAAGTTGGTCGATGTGGTTTCCAGAGGGAAATATACGTGGGAATCTACATTCGATGCCATTGCGGAGCCCGTGATGATTGTGGATGAACACTACACCATTCTCCGCGCCAACCTCAGCATAGCCAAAGTTGGTGAAAACCAGATTACCAAAGTGATTGGACAAAAATGTTACGAGGCCTTCGCCCACCGAGATTCTCCGTGTCCCCAGTGTCCTTTACAAAACATGCTACAAAGCGGAGAACGGATCCAAGCCCATTTGGGAAATAAAATACAAAAACAGGACTATGTGGCTCATGCCTACCCTTTATATGATGAAAATGGAGTCATGCAATCGGCTGTCATGTATTACCACGATGTCACGGAAGAACTTCGCCTCAAACAAGAGGTCATCCATCAGGAAAAAATGGCGGCCATTGGAATGCTGGCGGGTGGCGTGGCCCATGAAGTGAACAATCCTCTCGGAGGTGTGCTTGCTTTTACCCAGCTTTTGTTGAGGAAAATGGAAAACAATCCGGATGCCTATGAAGATCTTAAAGAAATTGAAAAAGCGGCGATCCGTTGTAAAAAAATAGTTCAAGAACTTTTGGATTTTTCCCGCGTTTCCAGAGACAAAGAAAAAACCATTGTTTGCGTCAACACTCTTTTGGAAAAAGTG